TGGATAATACAGCCCTCGATTGCATCGGCGATCGTCGCTCCACTGCCAAGCACCGCCGTCAACCCAACGACTTTTTCAACAGTCTCGGCCTTTACCCCCGCAACGTCCCGCCCAGCTTTTCCGCCGCCTTCACCACCGCGCCGCTGATCGCGTCCAGTTCCTCCTGGGAAAAGCTCTTCTCCCCCGGCTGCAACGTCACTTCGATGGCGAGGGATTTATACCCTTGCTCCACGCCCGGCCCGGCGAACATGTCGAACAATCGCGCCTCGACGATCGCCTTCTTGTCCGCGTTCCGCACCGCGCGCGCCAGCGCATCGGCTTCCACCGCTTCGGGGACGAGGAAGGCGAAGTCCCGCTTCACCGCCTGCAAGGCGGGCGGCGCATAGGGCGCGCGCATGAAGCCGGCCTTGCGCTTCGCCGGAATCGCATCGAGGAAGATCTCGCCCGCGACCACCGCGCCGGTCAGGCCGAACTGCTTCGCGACGCCCGGATGCAGCACGCCATATTCCGCCAGCACCGTCTTGGGGCCAAGCCGCAGCGTCCCCGACTGGCCGGGATGATAGGCCCCCGAAGCCTCGCCGAAGCTCTGCAAATTGCCGACCGGCGCGCCCGCCGCCGCGAGCAGGGCGGCGGCTTCGGCTTTCGCGTCATGGGCGGCGAAGGGCTGCGCCTTGCCGGTCTGCCAGCCGCGCGGCGTCTTCTCGCCCGCCAGCACGAAGCCCACGGTCGCGCGCTCCCGATCAGAGAAATAGCGCCGCCCGAGCTCGAACAGCCGTACCGAAGCCGCGCCGCGATCCATGTTGCGCCGCGTGGCCGACAGCAGCCCCGGCAGCAGCGAAGGCCGCATCACCTTCAGATCCTCGGAAATGGGATTGGCGAGCGTCCAGTCGCCCCCGCCCACGCTCGCGGCCTCCTTTTCGGAAAGGAAGGACCAGTTGATCGCCTCGGCCAGCCCGCGCGCGGCGGCGGTGCGGCGCACCCGGCGCTCGACCATCTGCTCGGGGGTGGCGGTCGGCCGCGCCACGCCCGGCGCGCGGGGCAGGGGGGTGGAGGGCACCTTGTCCAGCCCCACGATCCGCACGACCTCCTCGACGATATCGGGCCAGCCGTCCACGTCGCGCCGCCATGTCGGCACCGTGACCGTCCATGCCCCCGCGTCTGCGGCCACGCCGAAGCCCAGGCTCTCCAGAATGCGCTTCTGCTCGTCCGCCGCGACATCCACGCCCGCCAGCGCCAGGCATTGCGCGGGATCGTAGCGCAGTGTCTTCGGCGCCAGCGGAGGTTCTCCCGCCCGCGTCGGCTCGCTCGGCGTCCCGCCGCACAGCTTCATCACAAGGTCGGTCGCGATGGACAGGCCATCGTCCAGGAACGCCGGGTCCACCCCGCGCTCGAACCGCCCGCGCGCGTCGCTGGTCAGCGCCAGCTTCTGCCCGGTGACGGCGATCCGCTCCGGCGTGAAATAGGCGCATTCGATCAGCACGTCGGTCGTGCTGTCCTGCGCCCCCGAATGCTCGCCGCCCATGATGCCGCCAATGTCGTGCACCGCTACATCGTCGGCGATGACGGTCATCGTCCCGTCGACGGTGTAGGATTTGCCGTTCAGCGCCAGCACTTCCTCGCCGGGCTTGCCCTTGCGCGCGACGAGGCCGCCTTTCAGCGCTCCCATGTCATAGACGTGCAGCGGACGGCCGAGGTCGATCATGACATAGTTGGTGATGTCGACCAGCGTGCTGATCGGCTTCTGCCCGATGGCTTTCAGCCGCCGCGCCATCCATGCGGGCGACTGGCCGTTGGTCACGCCCCGCACGGTCCGCGCGAAGAAGGCGGGGCATCCCTCGCTATCCTCGGTCCGCACGTCCGGACCCGGCCCGCTCCCCTCGACCACCGGGATCGCGAGCGGCTTCAACGTCCCCAGTCCCGCCGCCGCCAGATCGCGCGCGATCCCGCGCACGCCCATGCAGTCCTGCCGGTTCGGGGTGATGCTGACGTCGATCACCGGATCGTCGAGGCCCGCCCATGCGGCATAGGCTTGCCCCACCGGCGCATCTTCGGCCAGTTCGATGATGCCTTCATGATCTTCGCCCAGTTCCAGTTCACGGGCCGAACACATCATGCCGTTCGATTCGATCCCGCGAATGGCGGTCTTCTTCAGGACCATGCCGTTGGCCGGCACCACCGCGCCCTCGACCCCGAACACGCCGACCAGCCCGGCCCGCGCATTGGGCGCGCCGCACACGACCTGCAAGGGCTGCCCGTCACCATGGTCGACCGTCAGAACCTGCAACTTGTCCGCCTGCGGATGACGCTCCGCCGTCAGCACCCTGGCGATGCGGAACGCGCCCAGCTTCTCCGCCGGATTCTCGACATCCTCGACCTCCAGCCCGATGGCGTTCAGCGTCTTGAGGATGGTGGCGAGGTTCGCCTGCGTATCCAGATGCTCCCTGAGCCAGCCCAGCGTGAACTTCATGCGCCCACTCCTCCGCTCAGCGTGGGCACATCCAGCGCCGAGAAACCATAATGCCGCAGCCAGCGCAGGTCGCCGTCGAAGAAAGCGCGCAAGTCGTTCATCCCATATTTGAGCATCGCCAGCCGGTCGACGCCGGTGCCGAAGGCGAAGCCCTGCCATTCGTCGGGGTCGAGCCCGCAGGCTTCGATCACCCGGCGGTTCACCATGCCGCTGCCCAGCACCTCCAGCCAGCCGCCGTCCGCCGCATCGCCGTCGCCGCCGATCACCCGCTGGCCGTTGACGAGGGTGTAGCCGACATCGACCTCCACCGAAGGCTCCGTGAAGGGGAAATAGCTGGGCCGCAGCCGCAACACGATGTCCTCGCGCTCGAAGAACGCCTTGAGGAACGTCTCCAGCGTCCATTTGAGGTGGCCGAGCGTGATGCCCTTGTCGATCACCAGCCCTTCGATCTGGTGGAACATCGGCGTGTGCGTCGCGTCGCTGTCACTGCGATAGACGCGGCC
This genomic window from Sphingobium cloacae contains:
- the pheT gene encoding phenylalanine--tRNA ligase subunit beta, producing the protein MKFTLGWLREHLDTQANLATILKTLNAIGLEVEDVENPAEKLGAFRIARVLTAERHPQADKLQVLTVDHGDGQPLQVVCGAPNARAGLVGVFGVEGAVVPANGMVLKKTAIRGIESNGMMCSARELELGEDHEGIIELAEDAPVGQAYAAWAGLDDPVIDVSITPNRQDCMGVRGIARDLAAAGLGTLKPLAIPVVEGSGPGPDVRTEDSEGCPAFFARTVRGVTNGQSPAWMARRLKAIGQKPISTLVDITNYVMIDLGRPLHVYDMGALKGGLVARKGKPGEEVLALNGKSYTVDGTMTVIADDVAVHDIGGIMGGEHSGAQDSTTDVLIECAYFTPERIAVTGQKLALTSDARGRFERGVDPAFLDDGLSIATDLVMKLCGGTPSEPTRAGEPPLAPKTLRYDPAQCLALAGVDVAADEQKRILESLGFGVAADAGAWTVTVPTWRRDVDGWPDIVEEVVRIVGLDKVPSTPLPRAPGVARPTATPEQMVERRVRRTAAARGLAEAINWSFLSEKEAASVGGGDWTLANPISEDLKVMRPSLLPGLLSATRRNMDRGAASVRLFELGRRYFSDRERATVGFVLAGEKTPRGWQTGKAQPFAAHDAKAEAAALLAAAGAPVGNLQSFGEASGAYHPGQSGTLRLGPKTVLAEYGVLHPGVAKQFGLTGAVVAGEIFLDAIPAKRKAGFMRAPYAPPALQAVKRDFAFLVPEAVEADALARAVRNADKKAIVEARLFDMFAGPGVEQGYKSLAIEVTLQPGEKSFSQEELDAISGAVVKAAEKLGGTLRG